One Chryseobacterium sp. StRB126 genomic region harbors:
- a CDS encoding TolC family protein, with amino-acid sequence MKKYFKITVTANILFIIIGCTVSKDFKTPAPELPSTFRNVVTEDTMSIASLPWKEFYRDTMLQKLIDSSIIRNFDMQIALKNVEESRLRLKQSQWNNVPIVGLNIASSTNNPSNNSLNGMSTSQFLGTNHLEDYTTNVSLSWEADIWGKIRSKNKIALTSYLLTNEARKAIQTELIANVTEGYYNLIMLDEQLKIAQRNIALNESTVRMMTIQYESGQVTSLAVEQAQAQLLATQKLIPELEQATIQQENALRVLSGDLPASINRSFLSEQVILPETISAGLPSTLLRLRPDIKRKEFELALSNAKVGVSKADMYPSLRITASGGVNSLKASDWFNIPSALFGIVGASVVQPLLQHKELSTQYKVDLVEREKSVLKFRQSVVNAVGEVSDALVKIEKLKTQETLAEKRVNKLKQSTTRANDLFNNGMATYLEVIIAQGNVLQSELELALIRRSELIAISELYRSLGGGVN; translated from the coding sequence ATGAAAAAATACTTTAAAATAACTGTCACAGCAAATATCCTTTTCATCATTATCGGTTGCACAGTCTCCAAAGACTTCAAGACACCTGCACCCGAACTGCCTTCGACATTTCGTAATGTGGTGACTGAGGATACGATGTCGATCGCTTCTCTTCCGTGGAAAGAATTTTACAGAGATACTATGCTTCAGAAGTTGATTGACAGTTCCATTATCAGGAATTTTGATATGCAAATCGCACTGAAAAATGTTGAAGAATCCCGGTTAAGATTGAAACAGTCACAATGGAACAATGTACCGATTGTAGGACTAAATATTGCTTCTTCAACAAACAATCCTTCGAACAACAGCCTAAATGGAATGTCAACTTCGCAGTTTCTTGGAACCAATCACCTGGAAGATTATACAACAAATGTAAGTTTGTCTTGGGAAGCAGATATTTGGGGCAAGATCCGCAGCAAAAATAAAATTGCTCTTACTTCTTATTTATTAACCAATGAAGCACGGAAAGCAATACAGACTGAATTGATTGCAAATGTAACTGAAGGCTATTATAATTTGATAATGCTTGACGAACAATTGAAAATCGCGCAAAGAAACATCGCATTGAATGAGAGTACTGTAAGGATGATGACAATACAATATGAATCAGGTCAGGTTACTTCACTTGCGGTCGAACAGGCTCAGGCCCAGCTTCTGGCAACACAAAAATTAATTCCGGAATTGGAACAGGCTACCATTCAGCAGGAAAATGCACTGCGTGTTTTGAGCGGTGATCTGCCCGCAAGCATTAACCGTAGCTTTTTGTCAGAACAAGTAATACTTCCGGAAACAATTTCCGCGGGACTGCCTTCGACATTACTGAGACTGAGACCCGACATCAAGAGAAAGGAATTCGAACTGGCATTGTCCAATGCCAAAGTAGGTGTAAGCAAAGCTGACATGTACCCTTCATTAAGAATTACAGCAAGCGGAGGTGTAAACTCTCTCAAGGCGAGCGACTGGTTCAATATTCCTTCTGCGCTTTTCGGTATCGTCGGTGCAAGCGTTGTACAACCTCTTTTGCAACATAAAGAATTGAGCACTCAATATAAAGTTGATTTGGTCGAGCGTGAAAAGTCAGTATTGAAATTCAGGCAATCTGTGGTGAATGCCGTAGGTGAAGTTTCAGATGCACTGGTCAAAATTGAAAAATTAAAAACACAGGAAACATTAGCCGAAAAACGAGTAAATAAACTCAAACAATCAACAACGAGAGCCAATGATTTGTTCAACAATGGGATGGCCACATATCTGGAAGTTATTATTGCACAGGGCAATGTGCTGCAAAGCGAACTGGAATTGGCTTTGATACGAAGATCGGAACTTATCGCAATATCCGAACTTTACAGGAGTTTGGGAGGAGGTGTTAATTGA
- a CDS encoding TetR/AcrR family transcriptional regulator, which translates to MKKSEATRHNILQKAFDLIYMHGYQTTSVDEIIATTQVTKGAFYYHFKTKDEMGLAIVNELMIPGFKKTFLDPFNRDENPLDTIYNLLHYLLMESTELKVEYGCPASNFTQEMAPWNVEFTKALNQLSSQWEKTIVNSIEKGKEKGYINQSVKGNEVAVFVLSGYWGVRNLGKVKNSKSVYITFLNAVKTYFLTLK; encoded by the coding sequence ATGAAAAAATCAGAAGCAACCCGTCACAATATTCTTCAAAAAGCATTTGACCTCATCTACATGCACGGTTATCAAACAACGAGTGTGGATGAAATTATAGCGACAACACAGGTTACCAAAGGAGCTTTTTACTATCATTTCAAAACAAAGGACGAAATGGGACTTGCGATTGTTAATGAATTGATGATTCCGGGTTTTAAAAAAACTTTTCTCGATCCTTTTAATAGAGACGAAAATCCGCTGGATACCATTTACAATTTACTGCATTATCTTTTGATGGAAAGTACTGAGCTAAAGGTCGAATACGGTTGCCCGGCGTCAAATTTCACACAGGAAATGGCTCCATGGAATGTTGAATTTACAAAAGCTTTAAATCAGCTTTCCTCGCAGTGGGAAAAAACAATTGTCAATTCCATCGAAAAAGGGAAGGAAAAAGGGTACATCAATCAATCAGTCAAAGGAAACGAGGTTGCCGTTTTTGTCCTTTCCGGGTACTGGGGAGTGAGAAATCTTGGAAAGGTGAAGAACTCAAAATCAGTGTACATTACCTTTTTGAATGCCGTTAAAACATATTTTCTCACTCTAAAATAA
- a CDS encoding DUF3817 domain-containing protein gives MINLLKTKVGRLRIIAILEGISLLTLVFIAVPLKYGFDNPSLVKMMGPIHGSLFLLFLFNTLSVGVEQNWKFKETTWKVLLACIIPFGTFYVDKKILSKL, from the coding sequence ATGATAAATCTATTAAAAACAAAAGTCGGACGTTTGAGAATTATTGCTATTCTTGAAGGAATTTCATTGCTAACACTTGTATTCATTGCGGTACCTTTGAAGTATGGATTTGATAACCCTTCGCTGGTTAAAATGATGGGACCCATTCACGGATCATTGTTTCTTCTATTTCTCTTCAACACACTGAGTGTGGGAGTCGAACAGAATTGGAAATTCAAAGAGACTACATGGAAAGTTTTACTGGCCTGCATTATTCCTTTCGGCACATTTTACGTTGATAAAAAAATACTGAGCAAACTATGA
- a CDS encoding rhodanese-like domain-containing protein, translating into MKNIFICIGVIIFIYVIYRVYKYQTLDDGLSTVIEKGAIILDVRTEKEFATGHIPDSQNISLGTIRERYTELDPTKTYITVCSHGLRSVKAELILKEKGFKKVYNGGAWSDLQKSIDNK; encoded by the coding sequence ATGAAAAACATTTTTATTTGTATAGGAGTAATTATATTCATTTATGTCATTTACAGAGTTTACAAATATCAAACTTTGGACGATGGACTCAGTACAGTAATTGAAAAAGGAGCCATTATACTTGATGTACGAACCGAGAAAGAATTTGCCACAGGACATATTCCGGACTCTCAGAATATTTCCTTGGGAACAATCAGGGAACGATATACTGAACTCGATCCTACAAAAACCTATATTACCGTTTGCTCCCACGGACTGCGCAGTGTAAAAGCCGAATTAATATTAAAGGAAAAAGGCTTCAAAAAAGTTTACAACGGCGGTGCGTGGAGTGATTTACAGAAAAGTATCGACAACAAATAA
- a CDS encoding class I SAM-dependent methyltransferase, with protein MIFKKLASNIDVDDDTFNKLYPYHIKELSARHWTPVDVAKMAADYLVEKPDSKVLDIGSGVGKFCLVGAASTKGRFYGVEQRESLTKLSKKIADRYKIENVEFINSNIDEISFLNYEAFYFFNSFYENIDTSCSIDDTMFPDKDLYYAYSEYVKKQLDKTPVGTRLVTYWSNWDEIPCNFDLIDTACNGFLNFWRKMS; from the coding sequence ATGATTTTTAAAAAGCTAGCATCAAATATTGATGTGGATGATGATACCTTTAATAAATTATATCCTTATCACATAAAAGAACTATCTGCGCGCCATTGGACTCCCGTTGATGTTGCCAAGATGGCTGCGGATTATCTGGTTGAGAAGCCGGATAGCAAAGTATTGGATATTGGTTCTGGGGTCGGAAAGTTCTGTTTAGTGGGGGCAGCTTCTACAAAGGGTCGATTTTACGGTGTTGAACAAAGGGAATCTCTCACAAAACTATCAAAAAAAATAGCAGATAGGTATAAAATTGAGAATGTGGAATTTATAAATTCTAATATTGATGAAATTTCTTTTTTGAATTATGAAGCATTCTATTTTTTTAATTCTTTTTATGAGAATATTGATACTTCATGTTCAATAGATGATACCATGTTTCCAGATAAGGACCTGTACTATGCCTATTCAGAGTATGTAAAAAAACAGCTTGACAAAACTCCTGTTGGGACACGACTGGTTACCTATTGGAGTAATTGGGATGAAATTCCATGTAATTTTGATTTAATTGATACCGCTTGTAATGGATTTTTGAATTTTTGGAGAAAGATGTCTTAG
- a CDS encoding TonB-dependent receptor produces the protein MKVNQYKTAKITAALLYFSYSLSPKVYAEIPFIAKSPLQVYSLHTQQKGGNVSGRIVNAEGKPLANVHVQLIGVGNTLSDKGGYFKFEGVMDGKYELIISLEGYENITQTIEVNEENHQFVEPLVMQVARHNLDEIVVTASRLAEHIDEVPSSITYIGGKTLDQQRQINDNLPSILMQKVPSISPSEESQNNFIAKIRGRNFLVLIDGIPQSTPLRNGGRDLRTIDASAIDHIEVINGATAMYGNGAAGGVINYITKKPKKGKKLSSSTYLNNSLSLVRPNETYGYNIAQVFSGQIGKWDYVLQGKMGRTGVVRSSDGTVVSPFYGLGETNSYNTLAKIGYQIAPNHHVEVMGNYYRSLQDSKYAGTTGRFGESPAVGIPADVIINGGTPYNKALHLKYAGQYGKTEANLSLYYEDMNTVFETYNQNYSDHKGARLNFNTPFQLGATSKISLIYGMDLLKDHTVQKTLKDELVTPDMNMNNLAFYAQGKVNIGNNWILKGGIRYENIRFKVGDLIKNGKLTAGENNHSDAFVFNLATRYNKYSYLQPFASFSQGYSIGDVGLILRNGVPLSKIDPKPVVVNNFELGVNGKIDFWDYQLIGYYSTSKKGTTFAETSVPGNYELSQVPQRIYGVEFVANVKPVQWLTVGTVLGYMDGRQDLKNEGTFKDKLDNSIISPFKINLNVDVKLSQQWNVYLQYLHLGGRNVFSPEEYNYGKYPISGYNLVDLQTKYKYQQFTFSFSINNLFNADYYPIHAEVRGATNEGRYYIKGSGTTASLGIQFDL, from the coding sequence ATGAAAGTTAACCAATACAAAACGGCTAAAATTACAGCCGCACTTTTATACTTTTCTTATTCTTTATCTCCGAAAGTCTATGCAGAAATCCCCTTTATTGCCAAAAGTCCTTTGCAGGTCTATTCGCTGCATACACAACAAAAAGGAGGCAATGTAAGTGGCCGTATAGTTAACGCAGAGGGCAAACCTTTAGCCAATGTGCATGTTCAATTAATCGGAGTGGGGAATACTTTATCTGACAAAGGAGGTTATTTCAAATTTGAAGGGGTGATGGATGGGAAGTATGAGCTGATAATTAGCTTAGAAGGTTATGAAAATATCACCCAAACTATTGAAGTGAACGAAGAGAATCATCAATTTGTCGAGCCACTTGTTATGCAGGTTGCACGACATAATTTGGATGAGATTGTTGTTACTGCGAGCAGATTAGCCGAACACATTGATGAGGTTCCGTCATCGATAACCTATATTGGAGGTAAAACACTGGACCAACAGCGACAGATCAACGATAATCTGCCATCTATCTTAATGCAAAAGGTTCCCAGTATATCGCCCAGCGAAGAAAGCCAAAATAACTTTATTGCCAAGATCCGTGGACGTAATTTCCTGGTGCTGATTGATGGCATCCCACAATCCACACCTTTGCGTAATGGTGGACGTGATCTACGTACTATTGATGCCAGTGCAATAGATCATATCGAAGTGATCAATGGTGCAACGGCAATGTATGGTAACGGAGCCGCTGGCGGTGTGATAAACTACATTACTAAAAAGCCCAAAAAAGGTAAAAAACTGAGTTCATCTACTTATCTCAATAATTCGCTAAGTTTGGTAAGACCAAACGAAACCTATGGCTACAATATTGCACAAGTTTTTTCCGGACAGATTGGTAAATGGGATTATGTCCTTCAAGGCAAAATGGGTCGTACTGGTGTTGTCCGAAGTTCCGATGGCACAGTAGTAAGCCCTTTTTATGGATTAGGGGAGACTAATTCTTATAATACACTTGCTAAAATCGGTTATCAGATTGCTCCCAATCATCATGTAGAAGTAATGGGAAACTACTATCGCAGCTTACAGGATAGTAAATATGCAGGTACGACCGGCAGGTTTGGTGAATCCCCGGCAGTTGGTATTCCTGCTGATGTGATTATTAATGGTGGTACCCCCTATAACAAGGCCTTACATTTAAAATATGCTGGTCAGTATGGAAAAACTGAGGCCAATCTGAGCCTGTATTATGAAGATATGAATACAGTCTTTGAAACTTACAATCAAAACTATTCAGATCATAAAGGAGCCAGACTTAATTTCAATACTCCATTTCAACTTGGTGCCACTTCCAAAATCTCCCTTATTTACGGTATGGACCTCCTGAAGGATCATACGGTGCAGAAAACTTTGAAAGACGAATTGGTGACACCGGATATGAACATGAATAATCTCGCCTTTTATGCACAGGGTAAAGTAAATATAGGTAACAACTGGATTTTAAAAGGGGGAATACGTTATGAAAATATTCGTTTTAAGGTTGGCGATCTGATCAAAAATGGTAAACTGACCGCTGGTGAAAATAATCATTCGGATGCTTTTGTATTTAATCTGGCAACACGGTATAATAAATATAGCTACCTACAGCCTTTTGCTTCCTTTTCACAAGGATATTCTATTGGTGATGTGGGGCTTATCCTACGCAACGGAGTCCCATTAAGCAAGATTGATCCTAAGCCTGTTGTCGTTAATAACTTCGAATTAGGAGTAAATGGTAAGATAGATTTCTGGGATTACCAGTTGATAGGCTATTATAGTACCTCTAAGAAAGGAACTACTTTCGCTGAAACTTCTGTACCGGGTAATTACGAACTGAGTCAGGTACCGCAACGTATTTATGGAGTAGAATTTGTTGCCAATGTAAAACCTGTTCAATGGTTGACCGTTGGAACTGTGCTGGGTTATATGGATGGCCGTCAGGATTTGAAAAATGAGGGGACTTTCAAGGACAAGCTGGACAATTCCATTATCTCACCTTTCAAAATTAATTTGAATGTTGATGTTAAGTTATCCCAGCAATGGAATGTATACCTACAATACCTTCATTTAGGAGGAAGAAATGTGTTTTCTCCTGAAGAATACAACTATGGGAAATATCCGATTTCAGGTTATAATCTTGTAGATTTACAAACGAAATACAAATATCAGCAATTTACTTTTTCATTCTCCATTAATAATCTATTCAATGCTGATTATTATCCTATTCATGCTGAAGTAAGAGGTGCAACCAATGAAGGTCGCTATTATATCAAAGGATCAGGAACAACGGCAAGTCTGGGGATACAATTCGATCTTTAA
- a CDS encoding DUF2625 domain-containing protein: protein MKKLEELINLEEPGWELVTEWLNEAKNEYEILPKDERRAEKELVNAQVTTRSPMGAVIYETGGILIDNGWLRILGSGSEKLDRGLAEWNKGKTFKNYGDQPSHFLIADDIIGGYFALNAGGIGSEMGKVYYLPQDTLEWECLDINYSEFLYWALAGDIDTFYEIFRWKNWQNDIKKANGNQVYSFVPFLWTKEGKDIEKTNRKLVAIEENYNLTVESGKPAP, encoded by the coding sequence ATGAAGAAACTTGAAGAACTCATAAACTTGGAAGAACCAGGCTGGGAATTAGTAACAGAATGGTTAAATGAAGCCAAAAATGAATATGAAATTTTACCAAAAGACGAGAGAAGAGCGGAAAAAGAACTTGTGAATGCTCAAGTCACAACACGATCGCCAATGGGTGCTGTAATCTATGAAACGGGAGGTATATTAATTGACAATGGCTGGCTAAGAATTTTAGGCTCAGGAAGTGAAAAACTTGACAGAGGTTTGGCTGAATGGAATAAAGGAAAAACTTTTAAAAATTATGGTGATCAACCTTCACATTTTTTAATTGCAGACGATATAATCGGTGGATATTTTGCCCTAAATGCTGGCGGAATTGGAAGCGAAATGGGGAAAGTTTATTATCTACCACAAGACACCCTTGAATGGGAATGTTTAGACATCAACTATTCTGAATTTCTTTATTGGGCTCTGGCTGGCGATATCGATACGTTTTATGAGATTTTCAGATGGAAAAATTGGCAAAATGACATAAAAAAAGCAAACGGAAATCAAGTGTATTCATTTGTGCCATTTTTGTGGACTAAAGAAGGAAAAGACATAGAAAAGACAAACAGAAAATTAGTAGCGATTGAAGAAAACTATAATTTGACTGTAGAATCTGGAAAACCTGCTCCATAG
- a CDS encoding helix-turn-helix domain-containing protein, whose product MRQNKLIYDSYRIPVPEEFEAAFSHFYFAENNSEIAVTKTLLPSFQTIMVFNFGAHAFLISKQKTKIEVGKCIVLGPIKSSFEYCHPPNSSILVANFKNDAFYRFFGKAILSDHFPIHPDEAMEENCFNRLALQLNNIDTAEEKVNHILNFCKPYLNQQDTTSSLLANFKSDTMNPIKSIAEQVKQSERNIQLIHKKHFGFSAKEINRYHRFLKAIELIQQIDFTKEKVNWFDIINQCGYYDQSQLIHDFKHFLNLSPKNYLKFQQDICQATSE is encoded by the coding sequence ATGAGACAAAACAAATTAATATATGATAGTTACAGAATTCCTGTCCCAGAGGAGTTTGAAGCGGCATTCTCTCATTTCTATTTTGCTGAAAATAATTCTGAAATAGCAGTCACCAAAACCCTGCTCCCTTCCTTCCAAACCATCATGGTTTTTAATTTTGGGGCTCATGCCTTCTTGATTTCCAAACAAAAAACGAAAATCGAAGTTGGTAAATGTATTGTTTTGGGGCCTATTAAGTCTTCATTTGAATATTGTCACCCTCCCAACTCCAGCATATTGGTTGCTAATTTCAAGAATGATGCATTTTACCGTTTTTTTGGAAAGGCAATTCTATCTGATCATTTTCCAATCCACCCCGACGAAGCGATGGAAGAGAATTGTTTTAACCGCTTAGCATTGCAGTTAAATAATATTGATACAGCAGAAGAAAAAGTAAATCATATTCTCAATTTCTGTAAGCCATACCTCAACCAGCAAGATACCACCTCCAGCCTATTGGCTAATTTTAAATCGGATACGATGAATCCAATCAAATCCATTGCTGAACAAGTTAAGCAAAGTGAAAGAAACATTCAACTGATACATAAAAAACACTTTGGCTTCAGTGCAAAAGAAATCAACAGGTATCATCGCTTTTTAAAAGCTATTGAATTGATTCAACAGATAGATTTTACTAAAGAAAAAGTAAACTGGTTTGACATTATTAATCAGTGTGGCTATTACGATCAAAGCCAACTTATTCATGATTTTAAGCATTTCCTCAATTTATCTCCTAAAAATTATCTAAAGTTCCAACAGGATATCTGCCAAGCAACCAGCGAATAA
- a CDS encoding NAD(P)H-dependent oxidoreductase, whose translation MKHLIIYAHPNQESLNGQIKQSIEKILEQQEQEVIIRDLYSLGFDPVLSLDDMAQQRKGIVNELVKKEQEYISWADVVTFIYPIWWTGMPAIMKGYIDRVFSYGFAYRYDQGIQKGLLTGKQAIILNTHGKSHEEYSAIGMDKALLLTSDKGIYTYCGFQIKEHFFFDKADRATPEAIQMWLYKIRDVYTMTNSIQVKNA comes from the coding sequence ATGAAACACCTTATTATCTATGCACATCCAAATCAGGAGAGCCTGAATGGTCAGATTAAACAATCTATTGAAAAAATTTTAGAACAGCAGGAACAGGAAGTAATCATCAGAGATCTTTACAGTCTTGGGTTTGATCCTGTACTGTCTCTGGATGATATGGCACAACAACGAAAAGGTATCGTTAATGAACTCGTCAAAAAAGAACAAGAATATATTTCGTGGGCAGATGTAGTAACTTTTATCTATCCAATCTGGTGGACTGGTATGCCTGCAATCATGAAAGGATACATTGACAGGGTATTTAGTTATGGATTTGCCTATCGTTATGACCAGGGAATACAAAAGGGATTATTAACGGGGAAACAGGCTATAATTCTTAACACTCATGGAAAATCTCATGAAGAATATTCAGCTATCGGCATGGATAAAGCATTATTACTGACTTCTGATAAAGGGATCTATACCTATTGTGGTTTCCAGATTAAAGAACATTTCTTTTTTGATAAGGCAGACCGTGCAACTCCTGAGGCCATACAAATGTGGTTATATAAAATCAGAGATGTATATACTATGACGAATAGTATTCAAGTAAAAAATGCTTAA
- a CDS encoding CocE/NonD family hydrolase: MKPFLNFIILFLAFFTVSAQQTRKIKLEDLKSIYNIQDSVLVKTRDGATLSLMIVRKKGDENPKPVILQSTIYVRDKGRDMISLKRSVDNGYVGVIAYARGKRFSPDEIFPYENDGNDTYDVIDWISKQKWCNGSVGMYGGSYNGFTQWAACKTLHPALKTIVPSVAARPGQGLPVENNIFVNPNYEWSFYVGNNKYLDTIAGNDRKRFREMQNKWWETGVAYKKLDSIDGVPNKWFQRWISHPSFDSYWQKMTPYKEDFAQIKIPVLAFDGYYNDGQSSGLYYLREFQKYSPQTPAYLIIGPYGHFGTQSGGESVLYEYKVDPVALFDINKITYQWFDYILKNGTKPEILKDKINYEVMGANEWRSAPSIDKMYNGFLTLYLTHDKAGKYYALNSKKPVKSSFLSQEVDFADRGKTNNDYYPEPLIRKEIDTANGFNFMSEPLKESILINGSFLGAIKASINKLDMDIGVTLYEVMPNGEYFHLSYFIGRASYANDITHRKLLKPNVIETIPFSNTHLVSKRLSKGSRLLVYLNVNKNPFSELNYGTGKTVTEETIKDAKEPLKVKWYNDSFVKIPILKD; the protein is encoded by the coding sequence ATGAAACCATTTTTGAATTTCATCATTCTATTTCTGGCATTTTTCACCGTTTCAGCACAACAAACTCGAAAAATAAAGTTAGAGGATTTAAAAAGCATCTATAACATCCAGGATAGTGTTTTAGTAAAAACGAGAGACGGAGCAACATTATCTTTAATGATTGTGAGAAAAAAGGGAGATGAGAATCCTAAACCTGTAATCCTTCAATCCACTATTTATGTTAGAGATAAAGGCAGAGATATGATATCATTAAAGAGATCCGTAGACAATGGCTACGTGGGTGTTATTGCTTATGCAAGAGGAAAGAGATTTAGCCCTGACGAGATATTTCCATATGAAAATGACGGCAATGATACTTACGATGTTATCGACTGGATCAGCAAGCAAAAGTGGTGTAATGGAAGTGTTGGTATGTATGGTGGAAGTTATAATGGCTTTACTCAATGGGCAGCATGTAAAACCCTGCATCCAGCCCTTAAAACAATTGTACCATCAGTTGCTGCACGACCAGGTCAGGGGTTACCTGTAGAAAATAATATTTTCGTCAACCCAAATTACGAATGGTCATTTTATGTTGGAAATAATAAATATCTGGATACTATAGCCGGAAATGACAGAAAACGTTTTCGTGAAATGCAGAATAAATGGTGGGAAACTGGAGTTGCCTATAAAAAATTAGACAGTATAGATGGTGTTCCTAATAAATGGTTTCAACGATGGATAAGTCACCCATCTTTTGATAGTTATTGGCAAAAAATGACACCTTATAAAGAAGATTTTGCACAAATAAAAATTCCGGTTTTAGCTTTTGATGGATATTACAATGATGGACAAAGCTCCGGATTGTATTATCTGAGAGAATTTCAAAAATATAGCCCGCAAACACCTGCATATCTTATCATCGGACCTTACGGGCATTTTGGTACACAGAGCGGCGGAGAAAGTGTTCTGTACGAATACAAGGTTGATCCCGTTGCATTGTTTGACATTAATAAAATTACTTATCAATGGTTTGATTACATTTTAAAAAATGGAACTAAACCGGAAATTCTAAAGGATAAAATTAACTATGAGGTAATGGGTGCCAATGAATGGCGGAGCGCCCCATCAATTGATAAAATGTATAATGGTTTTTTAACACTTTACTTAACCCATGACAAGGCTGGTAAGTATTATGCTTTGAACTCAAAGAAACCTGTTAAAAGTAGTTTTTTATCGCAAGAGGTTGATTTTGCTGATAGAGGAAAAACAAATAATGATTATTATCCGGAACCCCTTATTCGGAAAGAAATAGATACAGCCAATGGATTTAATTTTATGAGTGAACCTTTAAAAGAATCCATATTAATAAATGGTTCATTTCTAGGAGCTATCAAGGCAAGCATCAACAAGCTGGATATGGATATTGGTGTAACATTATATGAAGTAATGCCCAATGGAGAGTATTTTCACCTATCTTATTTTATAGGACGGGCCAGTTATGCAAATGATATCACCCACAGAAAGTTATTAAAACCAAATGTTATTGAAACCATTCCATTCTCTAATACACACTTAGTAAGCAAACGACTAAGCAAAGGAAGCAGATTATTAGTGTATCTCAATGTAAATAAGAATCCATTTTCTGAATTAAATTACGGAACAGGCAAAACAGTAACGGAAGAAACCATTAAAGATGCCAAAGAACCATTAAAAGTGAAATGGTACAACGATAGTTTTGTTAAAATTCCCATATTAAAAGACTAA